A single genomic interval of Leptospirales bacterium harbors:
- a CDS encoding hemolysin III family protein, producing the protein MRAATASILIGQLSRRSSPELTDAIFLHPPALRRGLSLQMSLHSAVLSPGPMRKPTRRSRPAPPRARTPRRTLRAAEAELADLRARSNRLLERGRRMTMRWRRQIRAEVANSVTHGVGAGLAIAGLCVLTALAARHGDGWRTSGVIIFGAALVVLYLSSTLYHSIAHQRAKRVLRILDHSAIYLTIAGTYTPFLLTYLRGAWGWSLLATLWGLAVVGVVFKSFFVGKWDGISTALYVLMGWIAVIAWKPMLELMPGGALFWLLGGGLAYTGGVLFYAWERLPYNHAIWHGFVVTGSVCHFLAVLLYVAGPF; encoded by the coding sequence TTGCGGGCCGCCACAGCGTCGATCCTTATTGGACAGCTCTCCCGCCGCAGCTCGCCAGAACTTACGGATGCAATTTTTTTGCATCCGCCAGCGCTGCGGCGCGGTCTCAGTCTTCAGATGTCCCTGCACAGCGCCGTACTTTCGCCAGGTCCAATGCGCAAACCAACGCGTCGATCGCGCCCTGCGCCGCCACGGGCGCGTACGCCGCGCCGCACCCTGCGCGCCGCCGAAGCAGAACTGGCCGACTTGCGCGCGCGCAGCAACCGTTTGCTGGAACGCGGCCGGCGTATGACCATGCGCTGGCGCCGGCAGATTCGCGCCGAGGTTGCTAACAGCGTAACGCATGGCGTTGGCGCCGGCCTCGCGATCGCCGGGCTTTGTGTGCTGACAGCGCTGGCTGCCCGTCACGGCGACGGCTGGAGGACAAGCGGCGTAATCATCTTTGGCGCGGCTCTTGTCGTTCTGTATCTGTCATCGACGCTCTACCACAGCATTGCACACCAACGCGCCAAGCGCGTACTGCGCATCCTTGATCACTCGGCAATTTATCTAACCATCGCCGGAACCTATACGCCCTTTCTGCTGACCTATCTGCGCGGCGCATGGGGTTGGTCGCTGCTTGCTACTTTGTGGGGTCTGGCCGTTGTCGGCGTTGTCTTTAAGTCGTTCTTTGTTGGAAAATGGGACGGCATTTCCACTGCACTCTACGTCTTGATGGGCTGGATTGCCGTCATTGCATGGAAGCCCATGCTGGAGCTGATGCCAGGCGGAGCGCTCTTCTGGCTGCTTGGCGGCGGCCTGGCTTACACCGGCGGAGTGCTTTTCTATGCCTGGGAGCGATTGCCTTACAACCACGCCATCTGGCACGGCTTCGTCGTGACCGGAAGCGTGTGCCATTTCCTGGCGGTCTTGCTCTATGTTGCCGGTCCGTTCTGA
- a CDS encoding peptide chain release factor 3: MSAERNAAQMQEIARRRAFAIIAHPDAGKTTLTEKLLLYGGAIHLAGHVRAKRDRRKTRSDWMKMEQDRGISISTAALQFEYKNHVLNLLDTPGHEDFSEDTYRTLMAADCAVMLLDASRGVEPQTIKLFHVCRERGTPIVTFINKMDMPARDPFALMDDIEQTLGITAAPMLWPMGSGKDFRGVYDLQSRRVYRYERTTGGAFMAPVSAAGLDDPELKSIMDAETYQQFYEGAQLAQGALPVFDRQSFLDGRISPVFFGSAMNNFGVELFLDQFLEICPPPRPVPLRGGGLLDPGDGAFTAFVFKLQANMNQKHRDRVAFIRITSGAFERGMSVSHNRLGKTVKLSSPVAFFGQERSTVDNAWAGDIIGLINPGQFQIGDALSAGPAPDFPGVPRFAPEMFARLIPTDTGKLKQFRKGLEELAEEGIVQVFLSADNQNVLGAVGQLQFDVFAFRLQDEYGAPCRLEPLSYERSRWFHERDRDKFSAYDMFVKDTEGRPVVLFKSEYRLQSFQKNNPDTELLEHPPH; encoded by the coding sequence ATGTCCGCCGAACGCAACGCCGCACAGATGCAGGAAATTGCAAGGCGTCGCGCCTTCGCCATCATTGCTCATCCCGACGCCGGCAAGACGACGCTGACCGAGAAACTCCTGCTTTACGGCGGCGCAATCCATCTGGCCGGCCACGTCCGCGCCAAACGCGATCGACGCAAGACACGATCGGACTGGATGAAGATGGAGCAGGACCGCGGCATCTCCATCAGCACCGCCGCCTTACAATTTGAATACAAGAACCATGTTCTCAACCTGCTGGATACTCCGGGACATGAGGATTTTTCCGAAGACACGTACCGTACGTTGATGGCCGCCGACTGCGCAGTCATGCTGCTTGATGCCTCGCGCGGCGTGGAACCGCAGACCATCAAGCTCTTTCACGTCTGTCGCGAACGCGGGACGCCCATTGTAACTTTCATAAACAAGATGGATATGCCGGCGCGCGATCCCTTTGCCTTGATGGATGATATTGAGCAAACTCTGGGCATCACCGCGGCGCCCATGCTCTGGCCCATGGGCTCAGGGAAGGACTTTCGCGGCGTCTACGATTTGCAAAGTCGAAGGGTCTATCGTTATGAACGGACCACGGGCGGGGCCTTCATGGCGCCGGTTAGCGCCGCCGGCCTTGACGACCCGGAATTGAAGTCCATAATGGACGCTGAAACCTACCAGCAGTTTTACGAAGGAGCGCAGCTGGCGCAGGGCGCCCTGCCCGTCTTCGACCGACAGTCCTTCTTAGACGGAAGGATTTCGCCTGTTTTTTTTGGAAGCGCCATGAACAACTTTGGCGTTGAACTTTTTCTGGACCAATTTCTGGAGATCTGTCCGCCGCCTCGTCCGGTTCCGCTCCGCGGAGGCGGCCTGCTCGATCCAGGCGACGGCGCATTCACGGCCTTTGTCTTCAAGCTCCAGGCCAACATGAACCAAAAACATCGCGACCGCGTTGCCTTCATTCGCATCACCAGCGGCGCCTTTGAGCGGGGAATGAGCGTCAGCCACAATCGGCTGGGCAAAACGGTCAAACTCTCCAGCCCGGTGGCCTTTTTCGGTCAAGAACGGAGCACGGTGGACAACGCCTGGGCTGGCGACATCATCGGATTGATCAATCCAGGACAGTTTCAGATTGGCGACGCCCTTTCGGCCGGGCCGGCGCCAGATTTTCCAGGCGTGCCGCGCTTTGCTCCGGAGATGTTCGCCCGTCTGATTCCGACCGATACCGGCAAATTGAAACAATTTCGCAAAGGTCTGGAGGAGCTTGCGGAAGAGGGTATTGTGCAGGTCTTCTTGAGCGCGGACAATCAGAACGTGCTGGGGGCCGTCGGCCAGCTGCAGTTTGATGTATTTGCATTTCGCTTACAGGATGAATACGGGGCGCCCTGTCGTCTGGAACCGCTGTCCTACGAGCGTTCGCGTTGGTTTCATGAGCGCGACCGCGACAAATTCTCAGCCTATGACATGTTTGTGAAAGATACTGAAGGCCGACCTGTTGTTCTGTTTAAGAGCGAGTACCGACTGCAGAGCTTTCAAAAAAACAATCCGGACACGGAACTTCTAGAGCATCCGCCGCATTGA
- a CDS encoding CPBP family intramembrane metalloprotease, which produces MPTENSSASSALSVAVLFELALLGLSLLLGWLLDSWPLHALRLQWTALVYGALLALPPAAFFMALLRFAPGPVRQIRQRLDHTLRELLGHCSIVDLAIISLLAGVAEEFLFRGFLQNWLTSQLGWIPALTIASLIFGLLHWITPLYALFAAAMSLLLGWSMYWCNSLLAPIALHSLYDFLALIYFVRVLPRLD; this is translated from the coding sequence ATGCCCACAGAAAATAGCAGCGCCTCATCGGCGCTTTCGGTCGCGGTGCTGTTTGAACTGGCATTGCTTGGCCTGTCCTTACTGCTTGGCTGGCTGCTGGATAGCTGGCCGCTGCACGCGTTGCGTCTGCAATGGACGGCGCTGGTCTACGGCGCACTCCTTGCCCTGCCGCCAGCCGCCTTTTTTATGGCGCTATTGCGTTTTGCGCCGGGACCGGTACGGCAGATTCGCCAGCGCCTGGATCACACTTTGCGCGAATTGCTCGGGCATTGCAGTATCGTTGATCTGGCCATCATCTCGCTACTGGCCGGCGTCGCTGAAGAATTCTTGTTTCGCGGATTTTTGCAGAACTGGCTGACCTCGCAGCTGGGCTGGATCCCTGCATTGACTATTGCCAGCTTGATCTTTGGGCTGCTGCACTGGATTACTCCGCTCTATGCACTGTTTGCCGCTGCAATGAGCCTGCTCCTGGGCTGGTCGATGTACTGGTGCAACAGTCTTTTGGCGCCAATCGCTCTGCACAGTCTCTACGACTTTTTGGCCCTGATCTATTTTGTGCGAGTATTGCCGCGCCTCGACTAG
- the secA gene encoding preprotein translocase subunit SecA — protein sequence MFTRVVHLVFGSKHERDIKKILPQISAINELEAQLQSMSNAQLGAQTERLRGRLAGGETLEEILPEAFATVRETAWRTLGMRHFDVQLIGGIVLHSGKIAEMKTGEGKTLTSTSPIYLNALSGKGVHVVTVNDYLARRDANWMRPIYDFLGISVGVIQHNMDYAERQRAYACDITYGTNNEFGFDYLRDNMVTQRDWRVQRPFNFGIVDEVDSILIDEARTPLIISGPTEENTEQYGNIDRAIRRLLDDAARAPEPPPIEVEPGKEEPHVIRGYYYDVDEKARNVLLTEEGVKRVEEILHVENLFAPDKTELVAHVYQALRAHLIFKNEVDYIVRDGDVIIVDEHTGRTMEGRRYSDGLHQALEAKERVTVKQETQTLASITFQNFFRMYPKLSGMTGTADTEANEFHKIYNLDVVVIPTNVIVQRNDAPDRVYRTEGEKWNAIIGEIRDCNERGQPVLVGTISVEKSEYLSNLLKKAGVAHNVLNAKQHEREAEIVAQAGKPGAVTVATNMAGRGTDIVLGGFPLYSKDLEKLEGVEGPLGEFRDLMLKKNFDGAAQFLPSLPAENDRRSAREIYERSQIWLADHNRVKQSGGLHILGTERHESRRIDNQLRGRAGRQGDPGSSRFYLSLEDHLMRIFGGERIKRIMGWVGMEEGQELEAGMVDRAIARAQKRVESHNFDIRKHLLEYDEVMNRQREFVYLERNKLLDNDQVRDELLHWAEEVLESRIVNFCEGNDSARWDLEGLREWLRGGLAIQLPLDGSEFHSARNAQLALFETIWQECKSRYQAKVEQIGDANFNYVERRIALDVIDARWKEHLYSMDQLREGIWATGFAERNPLVEFKLEGFRLFDQMVESIKEQITEFLFRVQIEGPMTQPADTRRTQGVAQHQALDGFGGDRQRPAPASSAANSPNSAVSGGGASQRRSSRRRRR from the coding sequence ATGTTTACACGCGTCGTTCACCTGGTATTTGGCAGCAAGCATGAGCGTGACATAAAGAAGATTCTCCCGCAAATCAGCGCAATCAACGAGCTGGAAGCGCAGCTACAGTCGATGAGCAACGCACAACTTGGCGCACAGACGGAACGGTTGCGCGGCCGACTGGCGGGCGGGGAGACGCTGGAGGAGATTCTGCCGGAAGCGTTTGCAACGGTGCGCGAAACCGCCTGGCGTACGCTTGGCATGCGGCACTTTGACGTGCAGTTGATCGGCGGCATCGTGTTACACAGCGGCAAGATTGCCGAGATGAAGACCGGCGAAGGAAAGACCTTAACCTCTACCAGTCCGATCTACCTCAATGCGCTCAGCGGGAAAGGCGTCCACGTGGTCACCGTGAATGATTATCTGGCCCGCCGCGATGCCAACTGGATGCGGCCGATCTACGATTTTCTGGGCATTTCCGTGGGCGTCATCCAGCACAATATGGACTATGCTGAGCGGCAACGCGCATATGCCTGCGACATTACTTATGGAACCAACAACGAGTTTGGCTTTGACTATCTGCGCGACAACATGGTTACCCAGCGCGACTGGCGCGTACAGCGGCCTTTCAATTTTGGCATCGTAGATGAAGTCGACTCGATCCTGATTGATGAAGCGCGCACGCCCTTGATTATATCCGGTCCCACGGAAGAGAATACTGAACAATACGGTAATATTGATCGAGCCATAAGACGATTGCTCGATGACGCCGCCAGGGCGCCCGAGCCGCCGCCGATTGAAGTGGAACCGGGCAAGGAAGAGCCGCATGTCATCCGCGGCTATTACTACGATGTCGACGAAAAGGCGCGCAATGTGCTCCTGACCGAGGAGGGCGTCAAACGCGTCGAAGAGATTCTGCACGTTGAAAACCTGTTTGCTCCTGACAAGACGGAATTGGTGGCGCACGTTTACCAGGCCTTGCGCGCACATTTGATCTTCAAGAATGAAGTCGATTACATCGTTCGTGACGGAGACGTGATCATCGTCGACGAACATACCGGGCGCACGATGGAGGGCCGGCGCTATAGCGATGGTCTGCATCAAGCGCTGGAAGCAAAAGAGCGGGTCACGGTAAAACAGGAAACGCAAACTCTGGCCAGCATCACATTCCAGAATTTCTTTCGAATGTATCCGAAGCTATCGGGTATGACCGGCACCGCCGATACGGAAGCCAACGAGTTCCACAAGATCTACAATCTCGATGTCGTCGTCATTCCTACCAATGTCATCGTGCAGCGCAATGACGCTCCGGACCGCGTCTACCGTACCGAAGGGGAGAAGTGGAACGCCATCATTGGCGAGATCCGGGATTGCAATGAGCGCGGACAGCCGGTGCTGGTAGGAACGATATCGGTCGAAAAATCAGAGTACCTTTCGAATCTGCTGAAGAAGGCTGGCGTGGCGCACAACGTGTTGAATGCGAAGCAACACGAGCGCGAGGCGGAAATTGTGGCCCAGGCCGGCAAGCCTGGCGCCGTGACCGTCGCCACAAACATGGCCGGACGCGGCACGGACATTGTCCTCGGCGGCTTTCCGCTCTACAGCAAAGATCTTGAGAAGCTGGAAGGCGTCGAGGGTCCGCTGGGCGAGTTTCGCGATCTGATGCTGAAAAAGAATTTTGATGGCGCGGCGCAATTCCTCCCCTCGCTGCCCGCAGAAAACGATCGCAGATCGGCGCGCGAGATCTATGAGCGCTCTCAGATCTGGCTGGCCGACCACAATCGAGTCAAGCAGTCCGGCGGTCTGCATATCCTCGGCACGGAGCGACATGAATCGCGGCGCATTGACAATCAGCTGCGCGGGCGCGCCGGACGCCAGGGCGACCCCGGTTCCAGTCGCTTCTACTTGAGCCTGGAAGACCATTTGATGCGCATCTTTGGCGGCGAACGCATCAAGCGCATCATGGGTTGGGTAGGCATGGAGGAAGGTCAGGAGCTTGAGGCAGGAATGGTAGATCGCGCCATCGCCCGCGCCCAGAAGCGAGTGGAAAGCCACAACTTCGACATCCGGAAGCACCTGCTGGAATACGACGAAGTAATGAATCGCCAGCGCGAGTTTGTTTACCTGGAGCGCAACAAGCTGCTCGATAACGATCAGGTGCGCGACGAACTCCTGCACTGGGCGGAAGAGGTTCTGGAAAGTCGCATTGTCAACTTTTGCGAGGGCAATGATTCGGCGCGCTGGGATCTTGAGGGTCTGCGCGAGTGGCTGCGCGGCGGCCTGGCCATCCAGCTGCCGCTGGATGGGAGCGAGTTTCATTCGGCGCGCAACGCGCAGCTGGCTTTGTTTGAGACAATCTGGCAGGAGTGCAAGTCCCGCTATCAAGCGAAGGTGGAGCAGATTGGCGATGCCAACTTCAACTATGTCGAACGTCGGATTGCGCTCGATGTCATTGACGCGCGCTGGAAGGAACATCTGTATTCCATGGACCAGTTGCGCGAAGGGATCTGGGCCACCGGCTTTGCAGAACGAAATCCGCTGGTTGAATTCAAGCTGGAAGGCTTCCGTCTGTTTGATCAGATGGTGGAGTCCATCAAGGAACAAATTACGGAGTTCCTCTTTCGCGTGCAGATCGAGGGTCCGATGACTCAGCCAGCGGATACACGGCGAACGCAGGGAGTTGCCCAGCACCAGGCGCTCGATGGCTTTGGCGGCGATCGTCAGCGACCCGCGCCGGCAAGTTCTGCGGCCAATTCGCCCAACTCCGCGGTATCTGGCGGAGGGGCCTCGCAGCGTCGTTCATCGCGCCGCCGTCGGCGCTGA
- the gatC gene encoding Asp-tRNA(Asn)/Glu-tRNA(Gln) amidotransferase subunit GatC has translation MLTEDEFRRLAQLCRLDPDDTSVAAVRDDFNKILDYVDSIKAAEIGAVSVSPGEDDTRNTLRVDQAQAPLSAAEIAAIAPRWEAGHFVVPGAIESEG, from the coding sequence ATGCTGACTGAAGACGAATTTCGGCGACTTGCGCAGCTGTGCCGTCTGGATCCGGACGATACTAGCGTGGCGGCGGTGCGCGACGATTTCAACAAGATTCTGGACTACGTCGACAGTATCAAGGCTGCGGAAATCGGCGCGGTCAGCGTTTCGCCGGGGGAAGATGATACGCGCAACACCTTGCGCGTAGATCAAGCGCAAGCCCCGCTAAGCGCCGCAGAGATCGCCGCCATCGCGCCGCGCTGGGAAGCAGGGCACTTTGTAGTGCCTGGCGCAATTGAGTCGGAGGGTTGA
- a CDS encoding YihY/virulence factor BrkB family protein, translating to MARRIAVGDLARSSAARAREALHSIDALVRDPAPAISAGATSLADLARILRAATQRYLRDGCVVRANAIAYSIVISIIPLLTLLVRFATIEREDLSRNIARFLAAYGLTDASQVLAILDEILSRSYAITGVGVLFMLFSAVSLLQHVESSFNHIYRARKQRPIVIRVLLAIAAFTLLPLLSGAMWSGARYLFNEIRPPEYSDILSINGERMIAVSTGEIRVIRDGESATIDLRTRIDARAPMREVYVDLQKLAAGPSWRTLSEPLAPGSRLAESDFFALRRLTGYEQNVYAMSESGIIFYSYDGGRSWNFETLLTAGERAAPLSLLDIRADRFGRLQILANADASTLLLTRDQRGREIPLWTVRKFSHAYQRLTAMAPIPLPPAPAEEQSPDQVVAPPGPPASVLNQAPGPIALLGRGRYLLSLDDGQSWAGPFEAISGGSAAQLSAAATSPRGENWFAARNGAFWIQTADGPIAPDLDLDFGQYVQTIRLREDGVALVAGAGGLLRISFDAGRNWRRFESSWLDKIDLIAAEPLEDGGWLLAGEQSALAQLSPVEESQQVDGRGRPLARCDLRTIVRTSYVRSISIQSGLYLLIFLALLGAFTAIYLFFPNTRVEWRPAVAGAGITATALLLFVILFRTWAANFTAAAYIYGVWAALPLGMIVILASTQIILFGLQTAYVVQHPYLYRSHRDGEAADRETDSLLWNSAILIALVYHKLYREKRPLTDEMALYFFERKHLQLDYARERIREAGLIAYEPSSGEYFPVRPPGEITIALLQRALFADVFQLPDYALDQRLRQSLAALHARMSRLLAAEASKLSVADLVPLLDNIESLGDLQERKSVSDAPINQNGPAT from the coding sequence ATGGCGCGGCGTATTGCCGTGGGCGATCTGGCGCGCAGCAGCGCCGCCCGCGCACGCGAGGCTTTGCATTCCATCGACGCTTTGGTGCGCGATCCAGCGCCGGCAATTTCGGCCGGCGCCACAAGCCTCGCCGACCTTGCGCGCATATTGCGCGCAGCCACGCAGCGCTACTTGCGCGACGGCTGTGTGGTCCGCGCCAATGCCATCGCCTACTCCATTGTCATATCCATCATCCCACTCTTGACTCTGCTGGTCCGATTCGCGACCATTGAACGCGAGGACCTCAGCCGCAACATCGCCCGCTTCCTGGCGGCCTATGGATTAACCGACGCTTCGCAAGTCCTGGCCATTCTCGACGAAATCCTCAGTCGCTCCTATGCCATCACCGGCGTCGGCGTGTTATTCATGCTGTTTTCAGCGGTTAGCCTTCTGCAGCATGTCGAGTCATCCTTCAATCACATCTATCGAGCGCGCAAGCAGCGTCCGATCGTGATTCGAGTATTGCTGGCCATTGCCGCCTTTACCTTGCTGCCTCTGCTCAGCGGCGCAATGTGGAGCGGCGCACGCTATTTGTTCAATGAGATTCGACCGCCAGAATACAGCGACATCTTGAGCATCAACGGCGAGCGAATGATTGCCGTTTCCACTGGCGAGATCCGGGTGATCCGCGATGGCGAGAGCGCTACAATTGACTTACGCACGCGCATTGATGCTCGCGCGCCGATGCGCGAGGTCTACGTTGATTTGCAAAAGCTTGCCGCCGGTCCTTCGTGGCGGACGCTCAGCGAGCCGCTGGCGCCGGGCAGTCGTCTGGCCGAAAGCGATTTCTTTGCGCTCCGTCGACTGACCGGCTACGAGCAGAACGTCTACGCCATGTCCGAGAGCGGCATCATTTTTTATTCCTACGATGGCGGCCGAAGCTGGAATTTCGAGACGCTGCTGACGGCCGGCGAGCGCGCCGCACCGCTCAGTCTGCTCGATATCCGCGCCGACCGCTTTGGCCGGCTGCAAATTCTGGCCAACGCCGACGCAAGCACACTGCTGCTAACGCGCGATCAACGCGGACGTGAAATTCCGCTCTGGACCGTACGCAAGTTTTCCCATGCCTACCAGCGCCTGACGGCCATGGCGCCGATTCCTTTGCCGCCAGCGCCAGCTGAGGAGCAAAGCCCGGATCAAGTCGTGGCGCCGCCGGGTCCTCCGGCCAGCGTGCTGAACCAGGCGCCCGGGCCCATCGCTCTTCTGGGTCGCGGGCGCTACCTGCTTTCTCTTGATGATGGACAGAGCTGGGCCGGTCCCTTTGAAGCGATCAGCGGCGGCAGTGCGGCGCAGCTCAGCGCTGCAGCTACATCGCCGCGCGGCGAGAACTGGTTTGCAGCGCGCAATGGCGCCTTCTGGATTCAAACCGCCGATGGCCCGATTGCTCCGGACCTGGACCTGGATTTTGGTCAATATGTACAAACGATTCGACTGCGCGAGGATGGAGTTGCTCTGGTCGCTGGCGCCGGCGGACTTTTGCGTATCAGCTTCGATGCCGGGCGCAACTGGCGCCGCTTTGAATCGAGCTGGCTGGACAAGATCGACTTGATCGCCGCCGAACCGCTGGAGGATGGCGGCTGGTTGCTGGCCGGCGAGCAGAGCGCACTGGCGCAGCTTTCGCCGGTCGAGGAATCGCAGCAAGTCGACGGGCGCGGCCGGCCGCTGGCGCGTTGCGATTTGCGCACCATTGTGCGTACTTCCTACGTGCGCAGCATCTCCATCCAGAGCGGTCTCTATCTCTTGATTTTCCTGGCCCTGCTGGGCGCGTTTACTGCGATCTATTTGTTCTTTCCCAATACCCGCGTGGAATGGCGGCCTGCCGTCGCCGGCGCCGGAATCACGGCGACCGCGCTTTTGCTGTTTGTCATACTCTTTCGCACATGGGCCGCAAATTTCACGGCGGCGGCCTACATCTACGGCGTCTGGGCGGCGTTGCCGCTGGGGATGATCGTCATTCTGGCCTCCACGCAAATCATCCTGTTTGGATTGCAAACTGCCTATGTGGTACAGCACCCCTATCTGTATCGCAGCCATCGCGATGGCGAAGCGGCTGATCGCGAAACCGATTCACTGTTGTGGAACTCGGCGATCTTAATCGCTCTGGTTTACCACAAGCTTTATCGAGAAAAGCGTCCTCTCACCGACGAAATGGCGCTCTATTTCTTCGAGCGGAAACACCTGCAATTGGATTACGCTCGCGAACGGATTCGCGAAGCTGGCTTGATTGCATACGAACCGTCCAGCGGCGAATACTTTCCGGTTCGACCGCCAGGTGAAATCACCATCGCTCTTCTGCAGCGGGCGCTCTTTGCCGACGTATTTCAACTGCCGGACTACGCTCTGGACCAGCGACTTCGACAGAGTCTGGCCGCCTTGCATGCGCGCATGAGCCGACTGCTGGCGGCTGAGGCCAGCAAGCTCAGCGTCGCCGATCTGGTTCCGCTGCTGGACAATATTGAGAGCCTCGGGGATTTACAAGAGCGCAAAAGCGTCTCGGATGCGCCGATCAATCAGAACGGACCGGCAACATAG
- a CDS encoding glycosyltransferase, producing the protein MIAAAGKGTRAYPRTSFVPKPLFTFEGQSILERNVALMFETLKVKRLYIIVGHLQEQVLAEVARIRQLYPGRQIETAQWTQQGLAADVASLRDRISGDFALVLGDEFYWDTNHQEMARVWKRQTRARALIAILRTSLLSDIRKNYSVELSGSRVQELIEKPEDPPNDLLGLGSYVFSRDYFDFFDSTPPASRSGVVELTQVIHRMAHQSDVRAALLKGRYFNINSLADYYAATYSIRSEKFNRYRISLIMPAFNNEATIADAVHNFKNQVHETLVLDMGSTDRTAQIAARAGARVVRNAPPESMASAHYAPAIYAAMRAARGDILVLATADGAFRAGDLGKLLEYLKDCDMAAGTRTTRQLIEQGSNLSPFYRWLNVFFGKLVEAMWWAQEPRLTDIGCIYRAIWKESFLRVASGLQAQDRTYCLEMVVEIMRFHMRCIEAPVSYYRRYGQAPDESWPEKWRYFMSVLRLILRKRLQRS; encoded by the coding sequence GTGATAGCGGCGGCCGGCAAAGGGACGCGCGCCTATCCGCGCACCAGTTTTGTCCCGAAGCCGTTGTTTACTTTCGAGGGACAGAGTATTCTGGAACGAAATGTTGCGTTGATGTTTGAGACCCTGAAGGTAAAAAGACTCTACATCATCGTTGGCCATCTGCAAGAGCAAGTTCTGGCAGAAGTTGCACGAATTCGCCAGCTGTATCCGGGCCGTCAGATTGAAACTGCGCAATGGACCCAGCAAGGACTGGCGGCGGACGTTGCCAGTTTACGCGATCGGATCTCGGGCGACTTTGCGCTTGTACTGGGCGACGAGTTTTACTGGGATACAAACCATCAAGAAATGGCGCGAGTCTGGAAGCGTCAGACGCGCGCCCGGGCGCTGATTGCTATTCTGCGCACCTCGCTCCTTTCCGATATCCGCAAGAACTATTCCGTAGAACTGAGCGGATCGAGAGTCCAGGAGCTCATTGAAAAGCCGGAAGATCCTCCCAATGATTTGCTTGGGCTTGGATCCTACGTATTTTCCAGGGACTACTTCGACTTTTTCGATTCCACGCCGCCGGCCTCGCGCAGCGGCGTGGTTGAGCTAACGCAAGTCATTCATCGCATGGCCCATCAGAGCGACGTTCGCGCAGCGCTGCTGAAGGGACGCTATTTCAATATCAACTCGCTGGCCGACTACTACGCCGCCACCTATTCCATTCGCAGCGAAAAGTTTAATCGTTATCGAATCAGTCTGATTATGCCGGCCTTCAACAATGAAGCGACGATTGCCGATGCGGTTCACAATTTCAAGAATCAAGTACACGAGACCCTGGTGCTGGACATGGGCTCAACGGATCGCACGGCGCAAATCGCAGCCAGGGCGGGCGCTCGCGTAGTCCGAAACGCGCCGCCCGAATCTATGGCCTCGGCCCACTACGCCCCCGCCATCTATGCCGCAATGCGCGCGGCGCGCGGCGATATCCTGGTGCTGGCCACGGCAGACGGCGCCTTTCGCGCCGGCGATTTGGGCAAGCTGCTGGAGTATCTCAAGGATTGCGATATGGCCGCCGGAACGCGCACCACGCGTCAGCTCATTGAGCAGGGTTCTAACTTGAGTCCCTTCTATCGCTGGTTGAACGTATTCTTTGGCAAACTGGTCGAAGCGATGTGGTGGGCGCAGGAACCTCGACTGACTGATATTGGCTGTATCTACCGGGCCATCTGGAAGGAGTCCTTTTTGCGCGTAGCCAGCGGATTGCAGGCCCAGGATCGAACTTACTGCCTGGAGATGGTGGTAGAGATTATGCGTTTTCACATGCGCTGTATCGAGGCGCCGGTTTCCTACTATCGCCGTTACGGACAGGCGCCGGACGAGAGTTGGCCGGAGAAGTGGCGCTACTTTATGTCCGTGCTGCGACTGATCTTGCGCAAGCGGCTGCAGCGTTCCTGA
- a CDS encoding YqgE/AlgH family protein yields the protein MSEAGNPFFRPSGHGGPRYPSSLKGYFLISESNMPDPNFFQTVVLMLEHNEEGAFGLVVNRRSKLSLADILPRLDSPRSRSTPVYVGGPVQQEFLFVVHSEIADHQPSAAAVRPAPRVIFEPSFSNVEKFFKDEFWEAIPADDRPKIHLFLGYSGWASGQLESELKLGSWIHQAADAQIVFHPDPETGWKEALRKKGGIYRVFADSDQNPALN from the coding sequence ATGAGCGAAGCCGGCAATCCATTCTTTCGCCCCTCCGGTCACGGCGGCCCGCGCTATCCTTCGTCGTTGAAGGGTTATTTCCTGATTTCCGAATCGAATATGCCCGATCCCAACTTCTTCCAGACCGTTGTACTTATGCTGGAACACAATGAGGAAGGCGCCTTTGGATTGGTGGTCAATCGTCGCTCCAAACTGAGCCTGGCCGACATATTGCCCCGGCTGGACAGCCCGCGCAGCCGCAGTACGCCGGTCTATGTCGGCGGGCCGGTGCAACAGGAATTCCTGTTTGTAGTCCACAGTGAGATCGCCGACCATCAACCCTCCGCGGCGGCAGTTCGGCCGGCGCCGCGCGTGATCTTCGAACCTTCCTTCAGCAACGTGGAGAAATTCTTCAAGGATGAATTCTGGGAGGCAATACCTGCCGATGATCGGCCGAAGATTCATTTGTTTCTGGGCTATTCAGGCTGGGCCAGCGGCCAGCTGGAGAGCGAGCTGAAGCTTGGGTCCTGGATTCATCAGGCGGCCGATGCTCAGATTGTCTTTCATCCCGATCCAGAAACCGGATGGAAAGAAGCGCTGCGCAAGAAGGGCGGCATCTACCGCGTCTTCGCCGATAGCGATCAGAATCCTGCATTGAACTAG